In Sphingobacterium sp. R2, the genomic stretch CACTAGGCTTGTTGTGTAACTGAAATTGTCGTTGTCTACGGCTTTGAAGTTCAATTCAAACTCGTACCCCGTATTTTGCATACTACCCACATTCATGGTTGTCCGATCGTGGATTGCTGGGGGCTGGGATACGCTGATGTCGAAAATCAGATCATCGATTTTACGTTTGTAGATATCAAAACGACCACTTAAGCGATTGTTCAGTACGGAAAAGTCCAACCCAAGGTTGTATTCTTTTTTGACCTCCCATTTGATATCTGGATTTTGGTTGTGCATCACACCGTATGTCCTGAACCATTTACCATCCTGTAGAAACCAGGTGTCGGCACTATACATCCGTGTTGCCACTTTTGCATCGAAGCCTTCATTGCCCGTTTCGCCATAGCCTGCCCGGAGTTTTAGGTCGTTGATAAAATTAACATCTTTGAGGAAGGACTCCTGTGAAATACGCCAGCCTGCGGAAAGCCCCGGAAAGAAACCCCATCTGTTTTTGGGCGCAAATTTGCTGGATCCTTCGTACCGCGCCGTTGCGGTCAGGATATAGCGATCCAGATAGGAGTAGTTGACACGGCCAAAGAAGGCGGCAAGTTTGACCCATGGGTTTTTCCAGGATCCAAGACCTGCCCGACCGTCTGGTAAATAGGTTCCTGTACCCATGTCGTTGTCGGCAATACCATCCACCGGGAAATTGGAGTTTTCGGCAGAAAATCCTTGTCCATTGAAATCTTGATAGCTGTAGCCTGCTACAGCGTTTAAGGAATGTTCGTCCCATCGGTTGGTGTAATTGGCGGTCCACTCAAAGATGCGGTCATTGAACCGGCTGTAATATTGCTTGGCAAATCCATCCACATTATTCTCACGCGAAATACGATGTTGGGCCGACCGGTAATAGTTGCCATGCTCGCTGTTGTTTTTTACGCCGATGGTCGCACTGGTGGTCAGGTGTTCTGTCAGGTTTAATTTTAGGGTCGCATTGGCCAACAGGTATTTGAACTGCTTTTCATCGCTGCGCAGGCGCGCCTCAGCGACAGGATTCCAGGTGTCATATCCACCTTCCAATACATTATATCCGCTGACATCATTGGCATCGTAAGGCGTTTGGGTAGGATTGAGCACCAGGGCCATATTAAAAATGTCATTGTTGTTGAAGATATCGCGATTGGAACCGAAAGCTTGTACCTGATTGTAACTTACATTGGTGCTCAACTCGGCGAAGCCGTCGAAAAATTTGAAGGCACTGTTGATTCGTCCGCCGATTTCTTCACGTTTTGACGTGATCGCCATCCCTTTGGCGTCGCGTTTGGTAAACGTAGTATAGACATTGGCGTTTTCGGATCCGCCGCTGATGTTGGCGACCTGCCGATGGCTGAATGGATTGTTATTGGTGACTTCATCATACCAGTCTGTACGATGTCCGAGGTCTTCACCGAGGCCATATTCGACAAATTTCTCTGCCGATAATACCTGTGGACGTTTGCGGATGGTTTCGACAAAGTATTCGGAGGTAAAATTCACTTGCGCCTTGCCAACCTGAGGTCTTTTGGTGGTGATCAGGATGACACCACCGGAAGCACGTGTTCCGTAGATGGCTGCAGCGGAGGCATCCCGAAGTACGTTGATGGTTTCAATATCTTCTTTCGCAACGGAATTGATGTCGCCACCGGGGACACCGTCAATAACCACCAGGGGACCCTGTGAGGCATTGACCGAATTGACCCCACGCAATTGAAGTGAGATGCCCGCATTGGGGTCTGTGCCGTTGTTGGAAAGTACACTGAGACCGGGTACTTTTCCCTGAATCGCCAAGAGCGGTGATACAGCCCCCGCAACCATGTCTTTCTGCTTGATGCTCGATACGGCGCTGGTCAACTCTTTTTTGTCCAAAGTACCGTAGCCTACAACAACAGCCTCTTCGAGCTGCTGCGTGTCTGACAGCAGTTGTACATGTACACTGGAGCTGCCATTATAGGTAATTTCTCTGGCGGTAAAGCCGATCATGCGGATGATAAGGACGGCATTTTTCTCGACATTGCTGAGTGTAAACGCGCCATTGGCGTCGGTGGAGGTACTGATGGTGCTACCCTTGACGGAGACAGTGGCACCAACAATAGGGTTGCCCTGCTCATCCTTGACACTGCCCTTGATTGTAGTTTGGGCTTCCTGAACATAGGGGGCATGGGGCAATGCGTAAGCGGCTCCAGCAGATAAACTGCTGCTGAATAGCAATAATTTAGTAGCCACTTTAAAACTGTTCATTTTAAAATTCATGTGCTAATGTTTATGAATAAGTGTATTGGTTGTTTACGCTGACAGGGATAGTCGCAATCTTTTTAGCATGGTCAAGATGCTTTTCGGACTCCAGATAACATCGTTATGTTCAAATTCAAGATACTGCATATAATTGGTGTGATTTGAACCCTAAATGTACAGCATAGAAAGGAGAGGTATTGCCTGTTGAGACAATATGAGGATACTTTGAGACGATTTGATGCAATGAAGGTGGTATTGCCTAAAGTGCGTAATAGTTGATGGACTACTTATCTAATGCCAGCTATTGTTCAACGGGTATCGATCGTAAAACATCCTTTGTTAAAGGCTTTGGTAGATAAGAGAGCACCATGGTATTGTCTGCTGCGCGACTCTGGTCTCGTAAATCGACGGAAGAAGTTAACATATGTATGCGCAGGTTGCCCTTGTTTGGAAAATCTTGCATCGCTTCCAGAAATTGCCAGCCATCCATAATCGGCATATTGATATCCAAGAAGACGAGATAGGAATTTTGTTGATTTTGCTGTATGTAATCCACCGCTTTCTTCCCATTTTCTAAAATGACCACAGTCGCATCGGGATAGACACTAGCAATGATTTTGGTGTGTATAAAATTGATGACAGCGTCGTCATCTATGAGTAGTATCTGTTCCATTTTAATGATGAATAAGGTTTGTTTTAACAGTGATCTGCGCAATCACATCATCTAATTCTTGTGCGGAATCCATAATCAGATCCATAATTTCATCGGGCGATTTTCCGCCACCATCTAATTCTTTTGATAGGTAAATTAGGCTCATGATCCGTGTTAGTGGGGCCCGGATGACGTGCGATTGCAGCCAGGAGATTTCACGGAGTGTATCGTTCTGTTTCTTAATTTGATCCATAGCCCGGCGGGAAGCTGTAATGTCTTGTATCGTGCCTTCAATTTTAACGACCTTCCCCGTTTCATCGGTCACTAATCGCACTTCCTGATGCACCCATTTCAACTTCCCCGATAAGGTAATGATTTCATGCTCAAAGCTTTTGATACTTCCAGACTCCAGGTGAAATAAAGGGTCATCCTCGAGCATATACTGGTCTTTGGGCTGCAAAGTCTGCTTGATATTTTCTAAGCTGGGGATAAAGGTGCTAGGCGAACAATCATAAATTTTGTACATCTCATCACTCCATTCCGTGATATCCGAATCTATAGCTCTAAACCAATAGCCTAGCTTAGCAATTTTTTGAGCCGTCTGTAATTGTTCATAAGCTGTTTGTAACGCGTGCTCGGCAAGCTTTTGTTTGGTAATATCCTTCCCGACAGCAACAATCGTTTTGGATTCTGCTGCTACAGTAGCCGACCATTGCAGCCATTTCAATTCACCGGCGGATGTTAAAAACCTGCCCGAGAAACGCTCGGTGATATGGCCGCTGATTAATAACGATAACCCTTCCGCTAAGCGCTCTCGATCATCGGCATGGATGAGGTCAAACATTGGTGTAGCATATAGATAGGTTGTAGGATAACCCAGCAGTTGGCTGAAAGCTTTATTGCATTTTTTGATATAACCATCAAAACCAATAACGCAAAGGGGATCTGAAGAAATATTGAAAACATTACGATATTCTTCTTCTGTTACTTTTTGTTTGACAAGTGGGCCAAGCCTTTCGCTGACATTGGTCAGTAAATTTATCTTTTCGACAAGATTCTCTGGCGCAGACGTCGAAAAACATACGATGCAGCCAAGAAATTCATCGCCATACATAATCGGTAGACCGATGCCCGTGGAAAGACCCACCGCCCTGGCCGCTTCTGCGCGTAGAAAATCTTTATTTGCGCCGATATCGTCCCAAATAACCACCTTTTTTTCTTTCCAGACCCTACCTGCAAGCCCGTCTTCTTCCGTACAGGAAGTCAATTCCTGTGTCTGTTGGTGGAATAGCGCAAACTTACTTTGCTGCAAGGATTTTGAGACAAGGTGTAACTCGCTGTGGTCTGGAGCGACCAGCCATATTTCGCTCACACGTATTTTGGGGAGCAGTACAAGCCGCTGAAGGGCTTGATCCAACGAGGATACCAAGAAAAAAGACTTCGCAAATGTTGACGTCAGTTCGGTAAAAAGATCATTAACAATTTTCTCTTTTATTTCGGCGGTAACTTCATGGGTGGTGGCGATAATACCCTCAATCAATGGTGTATCGAGGTGGTTTGACAATTCGGTTTTAAACCAGCGCAGATCGCCGTTTGCATCGGGAAAACGGTAGGCATCAATGGACACAGACTGCGACTCTGTTATTTTGCTAAGCTGCCCCATGACGTGGGGAGCATCTTCTTCATAGATGTAGTCAAAAGCATTTTTGCCCAGGAAAGCTTCGGGTTCAATGCCCAAGACGTTAATGGAGGAGGGGGCTACATATTTGTATTTGCCTTCGAGGTCGATTATAGCCACAAGATCACGTCCATTTTCGATCAATGATCGAAACCGTTTCTCGCTGAATGAAAGCTCCTTGTAGGCCTTGTCTAAGTTGCGTTCTTTCTCATAAAGCTCGGTCAGGTCGGTGGCGGTAACGATTTCGGCTTGAATGCCGTAGAAATTGATGGTGTTGCCTTTAATCTGTACATACATGATGCGACCATCACGTTTCTGATGCCGAAAAATACTTTTCTTAAATTTTTTTAGTCGGCTTTTGGTTCTTTCTACAGCTTCCTCCAATTTTGGTATATCCTCTTGCGGGCGAATATCCTTGATTGTCATCTGCTTAAACTCTTCTTCGCTATATCCGTATTGATGAATGGCTTCTTTATTTACAGCAAGAAAACGTAATGTATCTAGGTCATAGATCCACATGGGTAGCGGGACTAGGTCGAATATGGCTCGGTCAAAATCGGATCTTTCGGTAGTTACACTAAGCATATAGATACATGGGTATACGTTTTACACAGTAAAAAGTTGTGTATCTAAATATAGCAAAAAAATAGATAGGTTACATCAACCGCGGTGTACTTTCGCAATGAGTACCGTCAATACAGGTGTTTTGACGGTACTCATTGCGAAAAAATCGTATATCTGCATCGAATTTGATTTTCGGCATTACCAATCTATGGTTCGGTTGTCGTCTTCGACAACAGTCCACGATTCCTGTGGTGCTACACTTTGAACGGGCTGAGGCTGAGATGCTGCTGCGATTCCTTGCTCTAACGCGATTTCCAGTGTAAAAACTTGGGGGCTTATATAATTTTTTTTCTTTGTATTTTTCATGACATCATTATTTTTATCCGTATAATCAAGCATAGAAATTAACTACATGTAACCTTTTTTCTACCGCTACCTGCTCCGACCATGGAAGTTTTACCTTGTACGACTTGCGTTATTTTGACCGTATTGGAGGCTGGATTCCAAGGCACCGTATTAAATGAACCTGCAGTTAGTACCAAAGGATATAGCTCGCCACCGGAACTTTTACTACCATACATGCTTACTTTTCCTTCGCGGCTGATCACTACACGGATAAGTGGATTGGTGGCGGTGCCTACCATGGCGTAGATTTGCGGAATTGTACCTCCGGCTGTATTGATGCCTCCATGCAGACTACCATCTTCAAAGGCAACATTCTTGGGCGCGATGGCGATATTGGCTTCGAATTGTATTTCTTGAGTAGCCAATGGGATTCCATTTACCTCCATGTTGAACGAATTGTCCATCTCTAGAATGTCAAATACGAAACCATAATCGGCTCCTGGCGCCGTCAACGTTTGTTCTACAATCGATCCATTTGGAACAATAGTGCCGTTCACATTTGCTCCACCCCCGGAAGCAAGGTAATTCCAATTCAGGTTGGCTCCTCCGGTGACCTCTTCCGTACAGGTTTTGAAGGTGAGGTTCAAATTGTAACGCTCTCCAGGTGCAATCCTCAATCCTGTAAACGATACATTGTTCTTCGTTTCGCCATCAATGGTTATTGATCCAAAATTGAACACCCCATTGGTTTCTACTGGATGAATCAATAGCGATGGGACACTGGATACTGTACGTAATCCTGGACCGAGTGCCGGGAATACAACATTTGAAGTAGATGTTGATCCGTTGTAGGTGATGGAACCGTCTGCTAACTGCAGATTTGCGCTCGGATGTGTGGGCCCGATGGTTGTTGTGCCAAGTTGGGTAATTGCTCCCGTCATTTCAGTGTCCATACTCAGATTTGTTGTCACCTCGCTATATTGATGCCTTAGAATCACGTCGATCGTATTATCTCCAGATTGAACCGGTAGCTGCTGTTTAAAATACATCAGGTCTGCACTGATGTCGGCTAACTTCGCTGTATTTAGATCGTCCGGTGCGGTTATTGTGGGTACTGTAGTGGTACTATTGATGGAAAATGCTACAAAAGTGTAGGTATGACCAGCATCCAACGCTATCTCCTGATCATTATCTACCTGGTTTGTATATATTTTCTCCGTCACATATTTGCCGGCATCATTATAGACAACTATTTTGTACTTCACATTTTCTCCAAGTGGTGAACGCTCTTCAGTAGCAGCGGCACGAGGCGCCGCTGATGCCCGCAGCGGACTGCCATATCGGGTTAACGGCACTGGAGACAATGTGGCTTCAATAGCACTTGATGCTGTTAAAGGAACCCGAATTGGCTTATTAGACGTCGACGTGTGGATGCTCTTGTTTGATTTTGATGTGATGGTAACTGGATTTTCTACACCCAAGAGGTGAATACTCACACTCGCTTTTCCAGCGAATGAAACACTATCCTTAGTTTCTTTACACGAAGTAATGATCATACTGGTCAATGCTGCAAATGACAGCATTCCAATACTGCAAATGGTTCTAAATTTAAATGACATTTTTACTTTCAGTTGATGTGTGCGACCCCCGTTGTTCCCTAAATTCTTGTGGAACATGG encodes the following:
- a CDS encoding PAS domain S-box protein; amino-acid sequence: MLSVTTERSDFDRAIFDLVPLPMWIYDLDTLRFLAVNKEAIHQYGYSEEEFKQMTIKDIRPQEDIPKLEEAVERTKSRLKKFKKSIFRHQKRDGRIMYVQIKGNTINFYGIQAEIVTATDLTELYEKERNLDKAYKELSFSEKRFRSLIENGRDLVAIIDLEGKYKYVAPSSINVLGIEPEAFLGKNAFDYIYEEDAPHVMGQLSKITESQSVSIDAYRFPDANGDLRWFKTELSNHLDTPLIEGIIATTHEVTAEIKEKIVNDLFTELTSTFAKSFFLVSSLDQALQRLVLLPKIRVSEIWLVAPDHSELHLVSKSLQQSKFALFHQQTQELTSCTEEDGLAGRVWKEKKVVIWDDIGANKDFLRAEAARAVGLSTGIGLPIMYGDEFLGCIVCFSTSAPENLVEKINLLTNVSERLGPLVKQKVTEEEYRNVFNISSDPLCVIGFDGYIKKCNKAFSQLLGYPTTYLYATPMFDLIHADDRERLAEGLSLLISGHITERFSGRFLTSAGELKWLQWSATVAAESKTIVAVGKDITKQKLAEHALQTAYEQLQTAQKIAKLGYWFRAIDSDITEWSDEMYKIYDCSPSTFIPSLENIKQTLQPKDQYMLEDDPLFHLESGSIKSFEHEIITLSGKLKWVHQEVRLVTDETGKVVKIEGTIQDITASRRAMDQIKKQNDTLREISWLQSHVIRAPLTRIMSLIYLSKELDGGGKSPDEIMDLIMDSAQELDDVIAQITVKTNLIHH
- a CDS encoding fimbrillin family protein, with the protein product MSFKFRTICSIGMLSFAALTSMIITSCKETKDSVSFAGKASVSIHLLGVENPVTITSKSNKSIHTSTSNKPIRVPLTASSAIEATLSPVPLTRYGSPLRASAAPRAAATEERSPLGENVKYKIVVYNDAGKYVTEKIYTNQVDNDQEIALDAGHTYTFVAFSINSTTTVPTITAPDDLNTAKLADISADLMYFKQQLPVQSGDNTIDVILRHQYSEVTTNLSMDTEMTGAITQLGTTTIGPTHPSANLQLADGSITYNGSTSTSNVVFPALGPGLRTVSSVPSLLIHPVETNGVFNFGSITIDGETKNNVSFTGLRIAPGERYNLNLTFKTCTEEVTGGANLNWNYLASGGGANVNGTIVPNGSIVEQTLTAPGADYGFVFDILEMDNSFNMEVNGIPLATQEIQFEANIAIAPKNVAFEDGSLHGGINTAGGTIPQIYAMVGTATNPLIRVVISREGKVSMYGSKSSGGELYPLVLTAGSFNTVPWNPASNTVKITQVVQGKTSMVGAGSGRKKVTCS
- a CDS encoding SusC/RagA family TonB-linked outer membrane protein — its product is MNFKMNSFKVATKLLLFSSSLSAGAAYALPHAPYVQEAQTTIKGSVKDEQGNPIVGATVSVKGSTISTSTDANGAFTLSNVEKNAVLIIRMIGFTAREITYNGSSSVHVQLLSDTQQLEEAVVVGYGTLDKKELTSAVSSIKQKDMVAGAVSPLLAIQGKVPGLSVLSNNGTDPNAGISLQLRGVNSVNASQGPLVVIDGVPGGDINSVAKEDIETINVLRDASAAAIYGTRASGGVILITTKRPQVGKAQVNFTSEYFVETIRKRPQVLSAEKFVEYGLGEDLGHRTDWYDEVTNNNPFSHRQVANISGGSENANVYTTFTKRDAKGMAITSKREEIGGRINSAFKFFDGFAELSTNVSYNQVQAFGSNRDIFNNNDIFNMALVLNPTQTPYDANDVSGYNVLEGGYDTWNPVAEARLRSDEKQFKYLLANATLKLNLTEHLTTSATIGVKNNSEHGNYYRSAQHRISRENNVDGFAKQYYSRFNDRIFEWTANYTNRWDEHSLNAVAGYSYQDFNGQGFSAENSNFPVDGIADNDMGTGTYLPDGRAGLGSWKNPWVKLAAFFGRVNYSYLDRYILTATARYEGSSKFAPKNRWGFFPGLSAGWRISQESFLKDVNFINDLKLRAGYGETGNEGFDAKVATRMYSADTWFLQDGKWFRTYGVMHNQNPDIKWEVKKEYNLGLDFSVLNNRLSGRFDIYKRKIDDLIFDISVSQPPAIHDRTTMNVGSMQNTGYEFELNFKAVDNDNFSYTTSLVGSHNKSRLNTLWGSQTFTDRKDFPAPGSPGSAVRLYPGEDIGRFFLWKFAGFTDDGYWKLYDKDGNAFDVRDRNKTVGDKSFVGNAIPTLQLSWNNQFSYKNWDASIYMRSWIGHDVFNMINMYYSLPNVKGQNVLEEAYDKHKNIKGEKELSDYWLEKGTFLKVDALNIGYRFNQNWIKPLKSMRVYATARDLFVFTNYTGLDPEVNINGLEPGFEERNVYPKTRTFMMGLQVNF
- a CDS encoding response regulator, whose translation is MEQILLIDDDAVINFIHTKIIASVYPDATVVILENGKKAVDYIQQNQQNSYLVFLDINMPIMDGWQFLEAMQDFPNKGNLRIHMLTSSVDLRDQSRAADNTMVLSYLPKPLTKDVLRSIPVEQ